One region of Culex pipiens pallens isolate TS chromosome 2, TS_CPP_V2, whole genome shotgun sequence genomic DNA includes:
- the LOC120413890 gene encoding conserved oligomeric Golgi complex subunit 5-like, with amino-acid sequence MTMDSETLKTCETIEKDEFFSVFLQDKQEEKAKLATKMTITDQIGKLSEGLEKVSAQLQTQVRDQYGTLLFQANQAGRLNAAVGSVSGHIERLKASADRLKKMVNVPYEQTETQTKILARLHELSHLLRQSGRFLHVYQRLEGAPGLADQASVIYELDCLMDDVDLTGIDFLREEIGAVKAVKARLVQTAHRDLFQSIQGEKEDETKNCLRIFLNMKTLSKCLENILETYQRYIKDSIKECFTTSDISKLRKSDPSGTKDRSEQTRGPGKAPVLTSSTNFRSKLWQALEWLFLDEFHSYCQQIIFLQRCLLYSDLALTDDCKRMAETIGSNFWTNLTRQLTTSFANAQSNTPHVYQALQQGLPKLLSVARGLEKKLDHGPFVFDEQVFASLEAGYLEKCANNLKMVLVDIEFPNQEVIDAVVRVASTELNAAIVDDRLTRQVTDVICVSNKDLWNRIERNVKLGGDTQQVLDNPNAAQSQNITLANIIFYHQEAIGRLIRNLGTKFSASPSASKLKQSLNEGRTITLTIMQQLIGSIHSAVNIILLSMHREPGLNTATITAAGPSFYVQELQDFLLRSWNSHIAPFSDKTTIEECGLNLARRCIELFVQNAALCRPISMAGRLRLKSDCHHLEQALKPIVPDLTVLGKNFRMLRAMSTLLNASPEDLVKQEKDGAVPPYIVLFLLFGFAGSDLASPHITAGWSNEKLLQWLESHTAERDRLELITGALQKYRAVVRQKNISQYDVIYPLITQYLDESIADSTKGSD; translated from the exons ATGACCATGGATAGCGAAACCCTCAAAACCTGTGAAACTATAGAAAAAGATG AGTTCTTCAGCGTATTCCTGCAGGACAAGCAAGAGGAAAAGGCCAAACTGGCCACCAAAATGACCATCACGGACCAGATCGGCAAACTGTCCGAGGGCCTGGAGAAGGTGTCCGCCCAGCTGCAGACGCAGGTTCGCGACCAGTACGGAACGCTGCTGTTCCAGGCCAATCAAGCGGGCCGGCTGAATGCCGCCGTCGGTTCCGTGTCGGGCCACATTGAACGGTTGAAGGCCAGCGCGGACCGGCTCAAGAAGATGGTCAACGTGCCGTACGAGCAGACGGAAACGCAAACGAAGATTCTGGCGAGGCTGCACGAGTTGTCGCACCTGCTGCGGCAAAGTGGCCGGTTTTTGCACGTCTATCAGCGGCTGGAGGGCGCGCCGGGACTGGCGGACCAGGCGAGTGTGATTTACGAGCTGGACTGTCTGATGGACGATGTGGATCTGACGGGGATCGACTTTTTGCGGGAGGAAATTGGAGCGGTGAAGGCTGTTAAGGCGCGGCTGGTGCAGACGGCCCACCGGGATCTGTTCCAGAGCATTCAGGGCGAAAAGGAGGACGAGACGAAGAATTGCTTGCGgatatttttgaacatgaaaACGCTGAGCAAGTGCTTGGAGAACATCCTGGAGACGTACCAGCGTTACATCAAGG ATTCCATCAAGGAGTGCTTCACGACCTCCGACATTAGTAAGTTGCGCAAATCGGACCCCTCCGGCACGAAGGATCGCTCGGAACAGACTAGGGGACCCGGCAAAGCGCCCGTCCTAACCAGTTCGACCAACTTTCGCTCCAAGCTGTGGCAAGCGCTGGAGTGGCTCTTTCTGGACGAATTTCACAGCTACTGTCAGCAGATCATTTTCCTGCAGCGTTGTCTGCTGTACAGTGATCTGGCCCTAACCGACGACTGCAAACGGATGGCCGAGACGATCGGGTCGAATTTCTGGACCAACTTGACCCGTCAGCTGACGACGTCTTTCGCGAACGCGCAATCCAACACTCCACACGTCTATCAAGCGCTCCAGCAGGGACTGCCCAAGTTGCTTTCGGTGGCCCGTGGGCTGGAGAAGAAGCTGGACCATGGTCCGTTTGTGTTTGACGAGCAGGTGTTTGCTTCGCTGGAGGCAGGTTACTTGGAAAAGTGCGCCAACAATTTGAAGATGGTTCTGGTGGACATTGAATTTCCCAACCAGGAGGTCATCGATGCCGTCGTCCGAGTTGCTTCAACCGAGCTGAATGCGGCCATTGTGGACGATCGGCTGACCCGGCAGGTGACGGACGTTATCTGCGTTTCGAACAAAGATCTTTGGAATCGTATCGAGCGGAACGTGAAGCTAGGTGGCGATACGCAACAAGTGTTGGACAATCCGAACGCGGCCCAGTCGCAGAACATTACCCTTGCGAACATCATCTTCTACCACCAGGAAGCCATCGGCCGGTTGATTCGTAATCTTGGCACCAAGTTCTCCGCTTCACCGTCCGCTAGCAAGTTGAAACAAAGCCTCAACGAAGGTCGTACTATCACGCTGACCATCATGCAACAGTTGATCGGTTCGATCCATTCGGCCGTCAACATAATCCTGCTGTCGATGCATCGCGAACCGGGACTCAACACGGCCACCATAACTGCAGCCGGACCGTCGTTCTACGTCCAAGAATTGCAGGATTTCCTCCTCCGCTCGTGGAACTCACACATCGCTCCGTTCTCCGACAAGACCACCATAGAAGAGTGCGGCCTCAACCTGGCTCGCCGTTGCATCGAACTCTTCGTCCAAAACGCCGCCCTGTGCAGACCCATCTCGATGGCCGGACGGCTACGACTCAAGTCCGACTGCCATCACCTGGAGCAAGCCCTGAAACCCATCGTCCCCGACCTGACCGTGCTGGGCAAGAACTTCCGTATGCTGCGGGCAATGTCTACGCTGCTCAACGCCTCTCCGGAAGACCTCGTCAAACAGGAGAAAGACGGCGCCGTTCCGCCCTACATCGTGCTCTTTCTACTGTTTGGTTTTGCCGGGTCGGACCTGGCCAGCCCGCACATCACCGCCGGATGGTCCAACGAGAAGCTGCTGCAGTGGCTCGAATCGCACACCGCCGAACGGGACCGGCTCGAGTTGATTACCGGGGCGCTGCAAAAGTACCGCGCGGTCGTCCGACAGAAGAACATTTCCCAGTACGATGTAATTTACCCACTTATAACGCAATATCTGGACGAGTCGATTGCCGACTCGACCAAGGGCAGTGATTGA